Proteins from one Faecalibacterium sp. I3-3-33 genomic window:
- a CDS encoding YggS family pyridoxal phosphate-dependent enzyme yields MAEKTLEEMRQAVAEIREKMAAAAREAGRDPAAVQLCAACKTRTAQTIAASAALPIDVFGENHVQELCANYDAGAYCGKPSHFIGHLQTNKIKKVLGRASLIQSVDSEHLLLAIEKEAAKAGIVQDILLEVNIGGEESKTGAAPELLWPLLDTAAAQEHIRVKGLMAIPPVNDDDAQNRRYLAQVYQLFVRAGERGYRNVEMQTLSMGMSGDFENAIREGATLVRIGTAIYGERDYSKKQR; encoded by the coding sequence ATGGCAGAAAAAACATTGGAAGAGATGCGGCAGGCCGTTGCCGAGATCCGGGAAAAGATGGCAGCCGCCGCCCGGGAAGCCGGGCGCGACCCGGCAGCGGTGCAGCTGTGCGCCGCCTGCAAGACCCGCACGGCGCAGACCATTGCAGCCAGTGCCGCCCTGCCCATTGATGTGTTCGGCGAGAACCATGTACAGGAGCTGTGCGCAAACTACGATGCCGGTGCCTACTGCGGCAAGCCCAGCCATTTTATCGGCCACTTGCAGACCAACAAGATCAAAAAGGTGCTGGGGCGGGCAAGCCTGATCCAGAGCGTGGATAGCGAGCATCTGCTGCTGGCCATCGAGAAGGAAGCCGCCAAGGCCGGTATCGTGCAGGATATCCTGCTGGAGGTGAACATCGGCGGGGAGGAGAGCAAGACCGGTGCCGCGCCGGAGCTGCTCTGGCCGCTGCTGGACACCGCCGCCGCACAGGAGCATATCCGGGTGAAAGGTCTGATGGCGATCCCGCCCGTAAACGATGACGATGCCCAGAACCGCCGGTATCTGGCGCAGGTGTATCAGCTGTTCGTCCGGGCAGGGGAGCGGGGCTACCGCAATGTGGAGATGCAGACCCTTTCCATGGGCATGAGCGGTGATTTTGAAAACGCCATCCGGGAGGGCGCTACCCTTGTGCGCATCGGTACCGCCATCTACGGTGAGCGGGATTACAGTAAAAAGCAACGATAA
- a CDS encoding glycosyltransferase family 32 protein — translation MQKKGEASMSIPKIIHYCWFGGGTISPENRKCMESWKKYCPDYKIIEWNEQNFEISQNRYAQQAYAAKRYAFVSDYARLAVLYEYGGVYLDTDVELVRPLDELLELPGFMGFQNNNEVATGLGLGACKGNPVVQALLRDYDALDFIKPDGSADLTPCPERNTKVLQTLGVRKDGTRQSIAEMEIFPAEYFCPMDIYTRKLRVTPNTYSIHRFAESWKPKPSTVSRVLQRLLKKRYYTWYCPLRSRVEGMLKKRS, via the coding sequence TTGCAGAAAAAAGGAGAAGCGTCCATGAGCATTCCCAAGATCATCCATTACTGCTGGTTCGGCGGCGGGACTATCAGCCCGGAGAACCGGAAATGTATGGAAAGCTGGAAGAAATACTGCCCGGATTACAAGATCATCGAGTGGAACGAGCAGAACTTTGAGATCAGCCAAAACCGCTATGCACAGCAGGCGTATGCGGCAAAGAGATATGCCTTTGTATCGGACTATGCGCGGCTGGCGGTGCTGTACGAGTACGGCGGCGTCTATCTGGACACGGACGTGGAGCTGGTGCGCCCGCTGGACGAGCTGTTGGAACTGCCCGGTTTTATGGGCTTTCAGAACAACAACGAGGTAGCCACCGGGCTGGGGCTCGGGGCATGCAAGGGCAACCCGGTGGTGCAGGCGCTGCTGCGGGATTACGATGCACTGGATTTTATAAAGCCAGACGGCAGCGCGGACCTGACGCCCTGCCCGGAGCGGAATACAAAGGTATTGCAGACGCTGGGCGTGCGCAAAGACGGCACAAGGCAGAGCATCGCGGAAATGGAGATCTTTCCGGCAGAGTATTTCTGCCCGATGGATATTTACACCCGGAAGCTCCGGGTAACACCCAATACCTACTCCATCCACCGCTTTGCCGAGAGCTGGAAGCCGAAGCCCAGCACGGTCAGCCGCGTTTTGCAGCGGCTGCTGAAGAAGCGCTACTATACATGGTACTGTCCTTTGCGCAGCCGGGTCGAGGGAATGCTGAAAAAGAGATCCTGA
- a CDS encoding SMP-30/gluconolactonase/LRE family protein, whose product MRIGLIEFLLILAIASLTVGPRVALFVDRWMRRANRANAMAARRRAEYAAQMAIERDAMLKRFRTASTVFGVGILLVLVYALGFRPIDTPPQTYKAPDLRQETGTMQTAVSTDRKTRLELGEYQGVDCIRAKDGLLYAAAWNGAALKKRTTDLVRTDGGHAAAILSVEGELTGFAFDAAGDVWLTQLTTAGGTLCRAKHDSWGAAVEQVVTQLDGAPLGAVSAVEVSPAGKVYFAVAAAAGAENGLESALRTELLAHTATGCVYVYDPAARTVEKVLGGVAGAAGLALSPDGSTLYVSDLGSRCIWAVDAAARELTAGGRGCTAAFAGLPGYPGALAADTDGTLYISYRWAHSGWLEKNADSTLLRGIALRAGQNTQERLFRRTADAPCAEAVNLATGAWEQTFTGLAQDSCAAVCPVESKVYFGAAGANSLLAANR is encoded by the coding sequence ATGCGAATCGGACTGATCGAATTTTTGCTCATACTGGCCATTGCGTCCCTCACGGTGGGGCCGCGGGTGGCTTTGTTCGTGGACCGGTGGATGCGCCGCGCCAACCGCGCCAATGCCATGGCGGCGCGCCGCCGGGCAGAGTATGCCGCCCAGATGGCCATCGAGCGGGACGCCATGCTCAAGCGGTTCCGCACCGCCAGCACGGTGTTCGGGGTGGGCATTCTGCTGGTGCTGGTGTATGCGCTGGGCTTCCGTCCCATCGACACCCCGCCGCAGACCTATAAAGCCCCCGACCTCCGGCAGGAGACGGGCACAATGCAGACAGCAGTCTCCACCGACCGCAAGACCCGGCTGGAGCTGGGGGAGTATCAGGGCGTGGACTGCATCCGCGCAAAGGACGGTCTGTTGTATGCCGCTGCGTGGAACGGTGCCGCCCTGAAAAAGCGCACCACCGACCTTGTGCGCACCGATGGCGGGCACGCTGCCGCCATCCTGAGCGTGGAGGGGGAACTGACCGGCTTTGCCTTTGACGCCGCCGGGGATGTGTGGCTGACCCAGCTGACCACCGCCGGGGGAACTTTGTGCCGCGCCAAGCACGACAGCTGGGGCGCAGCGGTGGAGCAGGTGGTCACCCAGCTGGACGGTGCGCCGCTGGGGGCAGTATCTGCCGTGGAGGTAAGCCCGGCGGGCAAGGTGTACTTTGCAGTGGCTGCGGCGGCAGGCGCGGAGAACGGGCTGGAAAGCGCCCTGCGCACTGAGCTGCTGGCGCACACCGCCACCGGCTGCGTGTATGTGTACGACCCCGCCGCCCGCACGGTGGAAAAGGTGCTGGGCGGGGTGGCAGGCGCTGCCGGTCTGGCGCTCAGCCCGGACGGCAGCACCCTGTATGTCTCCGACCTTGGCAGCCGCTGCATCTGGGCGGTGGATGCCGCTGCCCGGGAGCTGACCGCCGGGGGACGGGGCTGCACCGCCGCCTTTGCCGGTCTGCCGGGCTACCCGGGTGCATTGGCTGCGGACACGGACGGCACGCTGTACATCAGCTACCGCTGGGCGCACAGCGGCTGGCTGGAAAAGAACGCGGACAGCACCCTGCTGCGGGGCATCGCCCTGCGGGCGGGGCAGAATACGCAGGAGCGGCTGTTCCGGCGCACGGCAGACGCTCCTTGCGCCGAAGCGGTAAACCTTGCCACCGGGGCTTGGGAGCAGACCTTTACCGGCCTTGCACAGGACAGCTGCGCGGCGGTGTGTCCGGTGGAAAGTAAAGTATATTTCGGTGCGGCAGGGGCAAACAGCCTGCTGGCTGCAAACCGATAA
- a CDS encoding TIGR01440 family protein — protein sequence MTEAFAKQIETEARQAMTELVAAAKLKKGDVLVVGCSSSEMVGGHIGKDSSLEAARALYAGAAPVLEEKGIWLAAQCCEHLNRALILEREAAEKYGWEEVCVVPRPHAGGSWATTCWKNFKDPVAVEEIRANAGMDIGGTLIGMHLKRVAVPVRLSLNKIGEANILCAYTRPKLIGGERARYTEED from the coding sequence ATGACCGAAGCATTTGCAAAACAGATCGAGACCGAAGCGCGGCAGGCAATGACCGAGCTGGTGGCTGCGGCAAAGCTGAAAAAGGGAGATGTGCTCGTGGTGGGCTGCTCTTCCAGTGAGATGGTGGGCGGTCACATCGGCAAGGATTCCAGCTTGGAAGCCGCCCGGGCGCTGTACGCGGGCGCTGCGCCGGTGCTGGAAGAAAAAGGCATCTGGCTGGCAGCGCAGTGCTGTGAGCACCTGAACCGCGCCCTTATCCTTGAGCGGGAAGCCGCAGAAAAATACGGCTGGGAGGAAGTGTGCGTTGTGCCCCGTCCCCATGCGGGCGGCAGCTGGGCCACTACCTGCTGGAAAAACTTCAAAGACCCGGTGGCGGTGGAGGAGATCCGCGCCAACGCGGGCATGGATATCGGCGGCACCCTGATCGGGATGCATCTGAAGCGGGTGGCAGTGCCGGTGCGGCTGAGCCTTAATAAAATTGGCGAAGCAAACATTCTGTGCGCCTACACCCGCCCGAAGCTGATCGGCGGCGAGCGCGCCCGCTATACCGAGGAGGATTGA
- a CDS encoding Ig-like domain-containing protein codes for MKKRFMAWLLTLAMLLTVFSPLSAMAFSNSGEYTLPVDSYITYGIHGYSGHTGADFKASIGTTVVASKAGTVVTALDRGCRGSHRPGNNYGCSLGTNCPAYKAKPGSYGSYANYIVIDHGNGVKTYYCHLKTGSFKVSVGDHVEQGTILAESGVAGNTTGPHLHFEVRDGGTIVDPEDYLTNTYVEGGSNNLPNLCVDVVQGWQNHIYVKGWAFDPDSPNAKVAVHVYINNECHEVIADKYHDQGLDDTFHCGTDHGFALDIPTDQTGEVNVSFYAIDEQDANQHSEPSDSYSSYKNPTKVTITSDKTGPTITNAKVTNVDSTGYTVTCTVTDASGVNRVQFPTWTEKNGQDDLLSNWEVSSKASGTRNGNTFTFRVKTSDHNNESGVYHTHIYAYDNSYRGNCAGAVTLTATVPVPTVAVTGVRLNKTSLSFTGTGSSQTLTATVSPSNATNNTLTWSSSNTSVATVSNGVVKAVGFGTATITAKSNNGKTASCTVTVNPIQPTGIKATPETSTLYGLNGTVKLSANVMPSNATNKAVTWSSRNTSVATVSSDGTVKAVGYGTAVITAKTVNGLTSNCTVTVNPIAVTGVSLNKTSLSFTGTGSSQTLTATVSPSNATNKTLTWSSSNTSVATVSNGVVKAVGFGTATITAKSNNGKTASCSVTVNPIQPTGIKATPETSTLYGLNGTVKLSANVMPSNATNKAVTWSSRNTSVATVSSDGTVKAVGYGTAVITATTVNGLTSNCTINVKKEEVTSLTIATKPTKTNYYVGDTLNTAGLTLKAAYNNGTTQTITSGFTCTPTALSTAGAQTVTVNYGGKTATFAVNVQDVTLSGIAIASNPSKTSYYVGDTLDTTGLKLTATYNNGTTQTITSGFTCTPTALSTAGAQTVTVNYGGKTATFTVNVQDVTLSGIAIASNPTKTSYFVGDTLDTTGLKLTATYSNGTTQTITGGFTCTPTALSTAGVQTVTVNYGGKTATFTVSVELPVLPFVTLTFDPTDGILDLADTPEKTVYPGEAYGRLPEPTADGMVFLGWYTESGKRITSLTTCDLTGDATVSARWALASAEGWSFDEATGTLTLDGSGAMKEYTSAAEAPWYSYRDSIAHLVVKSGVTSLSSYAFVGFQNLADITLPDTLQTIGTMAFYGCDNLNNVTIPASVRTIGSYAFADALSLSRITFAGDAPEFGTGVFTFRKLTAYYPVYASGWETVVDGRYDFGGSITWVRSSESLAAEESVLLSAAEPDDVLALDWTL; via the coding sequence TTGAAAAAACGATTTATGGCATGGCTGTTAACGCTCGCCATGCTGCTCACTGTATTTTCGCCGCTGTCGGCGATGGCTTTTTCTAATAGCGGAGAATACACCCTTCCCGTTGATTCCTATATCACATATGGTATTCACGGTTATAGTGGACATACTGGTGCCGATTTCAAAGCTTCTATTGGTACCACAGTTGTTGCTTCCAAAGCGGGTACTGTTGTTACCGCACTTGATCGGGGCTGTCGAGGTTCTCACCGCCCCGGAAACAACTACGGCTGCTCCCTTGGAACCAACTGCCCCGCCTATAAGGCAAAACCCGGTAGTTACGGCAGCTACGCAAACTACATTGTGATCGATCACGGAAACGGTGTCAAAACCTATTACTGTCACCTCAAAACCGGCAGTTTTAAAGTTTCTGTTGGTGATCATGTAGAACAGGGAACGATTCTCGCAGAATCCGGTGTCGCTGGCAATACTACCGGCCCTCATCTTCATTTTGAAGTTCGTGATGGCGGCACCATCGTAGACCCGGAGGATTATCTGACCAACACCTATGTAGAGGGTGGCTCCAACAACCTCCCCAATCTGTGCGTGGACGTGGTGCAGGGCTGGCAGAATCACATTTATGTAAAGGGCTGGGCTTTTGACCCGGACTCCCCCAATGCAAAGGTGGCGGTGCACGTCTATATCAACAACGAGTGTCATGAGGTCATCGCCGACAAGTACCACGATCAGGGTCTGGACGATACATTTCACTGCGGCACCGATCACGGCTTTGCATTGGACATCCCGACCGATCAGACCGGTGAAGTCAATGTATCGTTCTATGCCATTGACGAGCAGGACGCCAACCAGCACAGCGAACCGTCTGACAGCTACTCTTCTTATAAGAACCCCACCAAGGTAACGATTACTTCGGATAAGACCGGTCCCACCATTACCAACGCCAAGGTCACGAATGTGGATTCCACCGGCTACACTGTCACCTGCACCGTAACCGATGCCAGCGGCGTGAACCGCGTGCAGTTCCCCACATGGACCGAAAAGAACGGTCAGGACGACCTGCTGTCCAACTGGGAAGTTAGCTCCAAGGCCAGCGGCACCCGCAACGGCAACACCTTTACCTTCCGGGTGAAAACTTCCGATCACAACAATGAATCCGGCGTATACCACACCCATATTTACGCCTACGATAACTCCTATCGCGGCAATTGTGCTGGCGCTGTAACCCTCACCGCCACCGTGCCGGTCCCCACTGTTGCAGTTACCGGCGTCAGACTGAATAAAACCAGCCTGAGTTTTACCGGCACCGGCTCTTCCCAGACCCTGACTGCTACGGTCTCGCCCAGCAACGCCACCAACAATACCCTTACTTGGAGTTCCAGCAACACCTCCGTTGCCACCGTTTCCAATGGCGTGGTCAAGGCAGTCGGTTTTGGTACTGCCACCATCACCGCCAAGAGCAACAACGGCAAGACCGCCAGCTGCACCGTGACCGTGAACCCCATCCAGCCCACCGGCATCAAGGCCACACCGGAAACTTCCACCCTGTATGGCCTGAACGGCACGGTCAAGCTTTCTGCTAATGTGATGCCCAGCAACGCCACCAATAAGGCCGTCACATGGAGTTCCCGCAACACCAGCGTCGCCACGGTCTCCTCGGACGGCACTGTCAAGGCTGTTGGCTACGGCACTGCCGTTATCACTGCAAAGACCGTGAACGGCCTTACCTCCAACTGCACCGTGACCGTGAACCCCATTGCAGTTACCGGCGTCAGCCTGAATAAAACCAGCCTGAGCTTTACCGGCACCGGTTCTTCCCAGACCCTGACTGCTACGGTCTCGCCCAGCAATGCTACCAACAAGACCCTTACCTGGAGTTCCAGCAACACCTCCGTTGCCACCGTTTCCAACGGCGTGGTCAAGGCGGTCGGTTTTGGTACCGCTACCATCACTGCCAAGAGCAACAACGGCAAGACCGCCAGCTGCTCCGTGACCGTGAACCCCATCCAGCCCACCGGCATCAAGGCCACACCGGAAACTTCCACCCTGTATGGCCTGAACGGCACGGTCAAGCTTTCTGCAAACGTGATGCCCAGCAACGCCACCAATAAGGCCGTCACATGGAGTTCCCGCAACACCAGCGTCGCCACGGTCTCTTCGGACGGCACTGTCAAGGCCGTTGGCTATGGCACTGCCGTTATCACCGCAACGACCGTGAACGGCCTTACCTCCAACTGCACGATCAATGTAAAGAAGGAGGAGGTCACCTCCCTTACCATCGCCACCAAGCCCACCAAGACCAACTACTATGTGGGCGATACCCTGAACACTGCCGGTCTGACTTTGAAGGCCGCCTATAACAACGGCACTACCCAGACCATCACCAGCGGCTTTACCTGCACGCCTACTGCATTGAGCACTGCCGGTGCGCAGACCGTTACCGTCAACTACGGCGGTAAGACTGCCACCTTCGCCGTGAATGTGCAGGACGTCACGCTGTCCGGCATTGCAATTGCTTCCAACCCCAGCAAGACCAGTTACTATGTGGGTGACACGCTGGATACCACCGGCCTGAAGCTGACTGCCACTTACAACAACGGCACCACTCAGACCATCACCAGCGGCTTTACCTGCACGCCTACTGCATTGAGCACTGCCGGTGCGCAGACTGTTACCGTCAACTACGGCGGTAAGACTGCCACCTTCACCGTGAATGTGCAGGACGTCACGCTGTCCGGCATTGCAATTGCTTCCAACCCCACCAAGACCAGCTACTTTGTGGGTGACACGCTGGATACCACCGGCCTGAAGCTGACTGCCACTTATAGCAACGGCACCACCCAGACCATCACCGGCGGCTTTACCTGCACGCCTACTGCATTGAGCACTGCCGGTGTGCAGACTGTTACCGTCAACTACGGCGGTAAGACTGCTACCTTCACCGTGAGCGTAGAACTTCCCGTCCTGCCTTTCGTCACGCTGACCTTTGACCCCACAGACGGCATTCTTGATCTGGCCGACACGCCGGAAAAGACCGTTTATCCCGGCGAGGCTTACGGCCGTCTGCCGGAGCCCACCGCAGACGGCATGGTGTTCCTTGGCTGGTACACCGAATCCGGCAAGCGGATCACCTCTCTTACCACCTGTGACCTCACCGGCGATGCCACCGTCTCTGCACGCTGGGCACTGGCTTCGGCTGAGGGCTGGAGTTTTGACGAGGCCACCGGCACCCTGACGCTGGACGGCTCCGGTGCCATGAAGGAATACACCTCGGCTGCCGAGGCACCTTGGTACAGCTACCGCGATTCCATTGCGCATCTGGTGGTCAAGAGCGGCGTCACCTCCCTGAGCAGCTACGCTTTTGTCGGCTTCCAGAATCTGGCAGATATCACCCTGCCCGACACCCTGCAGACCATTGGCACGATGGCCTTCTATGGCTGCGACAATCTGAACAATGTTACCATCCCGGCCTCTGTCCGCACCATCGGCTCCTATGCCTTTGCAGATGCCCTGAGCCTGTCCCGCATCACCTTTGCCGGCGATGCTCCCGAGTTCGGCACCGGCGTGTTTACCTTCCGTAAGCTGACGGCCTACTATCCCGTTTACGCCTCCGGCTGGGAGACCGTTGTGGACGGCCGTTACGATTTCGGCGGCAGCATCACCTGGGTGCGCAGCAGTGAAAGTCTGGCTGCCGAGGAGTCTGTGCTTCTCTCCGCAGCCGAGCCTGACGATGTTCTGGCTCTGGATTGGACCCTGTAA
- a CDS encoding ABC transporter ATP-binding protein: MPKTKTNDPGAHHASSGALIRRFLPYLANYKMVLCLDLFCAALTTLCDIVLPKIMSIITNSAMGVGITLTAGIVLKLAALYFVLRIIDGAASYYMSSIGHIMGVHIETDMRRDAFDHLLQLDHTYYNNTKVGTIMGRITNDLFDVTEFAHHCPEEFFIAGIKIVASFVILCRASIPLTLAVFACVPLMGVVSVYLNGRLRARFRQQRVQIGELNSTIEDSLLGQGVVKAFAAEDEEREKFAKGNRAFEQIKTLGYYAMGAFNTSTRLFDGLMYLVVILAGGLSLVYGKITAGDLVAYMLYVTTLIATIRRIVEFAEQFQRGMTGIERFAEIMDTPVAIKDAPDAVPLQPGPGEIRFEKVCFEYPDDHNKVLHDVSLDIRAGERLALVGASGGGKTTLCNLIPRFYEVTSGRILIDGQDIRRVTLKSLRQDIGIVQQDVYLFSGTVAQNIAYGKPGATRQEIEAAARLAGAEKFILALKDGYDTYVGERGVKLSGGQKQRIAIARVFLKNPPILILDEATSALDNESEILVGQSLEKLAHGRTTLTIAHRLTTIKDYDRILVLGEEGIVEEGTHAQLLEKQGIYYRLWNQLPAEDGE; this comes from the coding sequence ATGCCGAAAACCAAAACCAACGACCCCGGGGCGCATCACGCAAGCAGCGGTGCGCTGATCCGGCGTTTTCTGCCGTATCTGGCAAACTATAAGATGGTGCTGTGCCTTGACCTGTTCTGCGCAGCACTGACCACCCTGTGCGATATCGTGCTGCCCAAGATCATGAGCATCATCACCAACTCTGCCATGGGGGTGGGCATCACCCTGACGGCGGGCATCGTGCTGAAGCTGGCGGCGCTCTACTTTGTGCTGCGCATCATCGACGGCGCGGCCAGCTACTATATGTCCAGCATCGGCCACATCATGGGCGTGCATATCGAAACGGATATGCGCCGGGATGCCTTTGACCATCTTTTGCAGCTGGATCACACCTACTACAACAACACCAAGGTGGGCACCATCATGGGGCGCATCACCAACGACCTGTTCGATGTGACCGAGTTCGCCCACCACTGCCCGGAGGAGTTTTTCATCGCGGGCATCAAGATCGTGGCGTCCTTTGTCATTTTGTGCCGCGCAAGCATCCCGCTGACCTTGGCAGTGTTTGCCTGTGTGCCGCTGATGGGCGTGGTGTCGGTGTACCTGAACGGACGTCTGCGGGCACGCTTCCGCCAGCAGCGCGTCCAGATCGGCGAGTTGAACTCCACCATCGAGGACAGTCTGCTGGGACAGGGCGTGGTCAAGGCCTTTGCCGCCGAGGACGAGGAGCGGGAAAAGTTTGCCAAGGGCAACCGCGCCTTTGAACAGATCAAGACCCTTGGCTACTACGCCATGGGCGCCTTCAACACCTCCACCCGCCTGTTTGACGGGTTGATGTATCTGGTGGTCATTCTGGCGGGCGGCCTGTCGCTGGTGTACGGTAAAATTACTGCCGGTGATCTGGTGGCCTATATGCTCTACGTCACCACCCTTATCGCCACCATCCGGCGCATCGTGGAGTTTGCCGAGCAGTTCCAGCGCGGCATGACAGGCATCGAGCGCTTTGCCGAGATCATGGACACCCCGGTTGCCATCAAGGACGCCCCAGACGCAGTGCCATTGCAGCCCGGCCCCGGCGAGATCCGGTTCGAGAAGGTGTGCTTTGAGTACCCGGACGACCACAACAAGGTGCTGCACGACGTCAGTCTGGACATCCGCGCGGGGGAGCGTCTGGCGCTGGTGGGTGCCTCCGGCGGCGGCAAAACTACCCTGTGCAACCTGATCCCCCGCTTTTATGAGGTGACCAGCGGCCGCATCCTCATTGACGGGCAGGACATCCGCCGCGTTACCCTGAAGAGCCTGCGGCAGGATATCGGCATCGTGCAGCAGGACGTGTATCTGTTCAGCGGCACGGTGGCGCAGAACATCGCCTATGGCAAGCCCGGCGCCACCCGGCAGGAGATCGAAGCCGCCGCCCGTCTGGCGGGCGCGGAAAAGTTCATCCTTGCGCTGAAGGACGGCTACGACACCTATGTGGGCGAGCGCGGCGTCAAGCTGTCCGGCGGACAGAAGCAGCGCATCGCCATTGCCCGGGTATTCCTGAAGAACCCGCCCATCCTGATTTTGGACGAAGCCACCAGCGCACTGGACAACGAGAGCGAGATCCTTGTGGGACAGAGCCTTGAAAAGCTGGCTCATGGCCGCACCACCCTGACCATCGCCCACCGCCTGACCACCATCAAGGACTATGACCGCATCCTTGTGCTGGGCGAGGAGGGCATCGTGGAAGAGGGGACCCACGCCCAGCTGCTGGAAAAGCAGGGCATCTACTACCGCCTGTGGAACCAGCTGCCCGCAGAGGATGGGGAATAA
- a CDS encoding leucine-rich repeat domain-containing protein, translated as MKNNKFLLCIVTVLFAASLLLTGCSDGPSSSSGSSSTSGSSSSGSTSGSSSESTGSSSGSETPEPGKVTLTYEVSGGTATVTGVRGNPTGTVTIPEKTPDGVTVTRINSYAFYNSDLTGVVLPDTLTYIGDYAFAGSALKQLVLPNSLKIVGKAAFSACRSMTTVVLNGDPEYQGSASTGVFSGCDQLQTVTIANGLTQLGDGMFAHCTKLSAVVLPDTLTRIGESAFFSCHALKRITLPDALTILDKNAFADCKALQSIRIPAKVKSLSANTFVRCRALTSVTLPDTMTSIGDGAFSGCIALEGLELPGNLQLLGASAFEGCTHLKQIVLPEGIGTLAESVFQDCSQLQKVYLPRNLSKVCNGAFRFSQPLTVYWSGSANDWTRAGISISQYGNDALVKASFIYNATPNALK; from the coding sequence ATGAAAAACAATAAATTTCTGCTCTGCATCGTGACAGTGCTGTTTGCCGCCTCCCTGCTGCTGACCGGCTGCTCCGATGGCCCGTCCAGTTCGTCCGGCTCTTCCAGCACTTCCGGTTCTTCCAGTTCCGGCAGCACCTCCGGCTCCTCCAGCGAGAGCACCGGCTCTTCCTCTGGCAGTGAGACCCCGGAACCCGGCAAGGTCACGTTGACCTACGAGGTCTCCGGCGGCACGGCCACCGTGACCGGCGTCCGCGGCAATCCTACCGGCACTGTGACCATCCCGGAAAAGACCCCGGATGGCGTCACCGTTACCCGCATCAACAGCTATGCCTTCTACAACAGCGATCTCACCGGCGTTGTCCTTCCCGACACCCTCACCTATATCGGTGACTACGCCTTTGCAGGCAGTGCGCTCAAGCAGCTCGTTCTGCCAAACAGCCTGAAGATCGTAGGCAAGGCCGCTTTCTCTGCCTGCCGTTCCATGACCACTGTGGTGCTGAACGGCGACCCTGAATATCAGGGCTCTGCGTCCACCGGTGTTTTTTCCGGCTGTGACCAGCTGCAGACCGTTACCATCGCCAACGGCCTTACCCAGCTGGGTGACGGGATGTTTGCCCACTGCACAAAGCTTTCTGCCGTGGTGCTGCCGGACACCCTGACCCGGATCGGTGAATCCGCCTTCTTCAGCTGCCACGCTCTGAAGCGCATCACCCTGCCCGACGCACTGACCATTCTCGACAAGAATGCCTTTGCGGACTGCAAGGCACTGCAAAGCATCCGCATCCCTGCAAAGGTGAAGTCTCTTTCCGCCAATACCTTTGTCAGGTGCCGCGCCCTGACCTCCGTCACCCTGCCCGATACCATGACCTCCATCGGCGATGGTGCATTCAGCGGCTGTATCGCACTGGAAGGGCTGGAGCTGCCGGGCAATCTGCAGCTGCTGGGTGCATCTGCCTTTGAAGGCTGCACCCACCTGAAGCAGATCGTTCTCCCGGAGGGCATCGGCACATTGGCTGAAAGCGTATTTCAGGATTGCTCTCAGCTGCAAAAGGTGTATCTGCCCCGGAACCTTTCCAAGGTATGCAACGGCGCATTCCGCTTCTCGCAGCCGCTCACCGTTTACTGGTCCGGCAGCGCAAACGACTGGACACGCGCAGGCATCTCCATCAGCCAGTATGGCAACGATGCCCTTGTAAAGGCCAGCTTCATTTATAATGCCACTCCGAATGCCCTGAAGTGA
- a CDS encoding conjugal transfer protein TraD, with the protein MKLKFTRKTWYFFLLAAAAVSMLGGFAMLGGMDFSGLEMIVFCLTGIAVLFLAAQKGAPAKEKRNYTGVFVVLMLSKLGASGWAGDICSALVWPALLATEYERGRPIQRQLQLVSAAEVLRLVFWMLTKYAGMSGLAFWTNIMFVLLTCARGWAGLTLYKTQEETL; encoded by the coding sequence ATGAAGCTTAAATTTACACGAAAGACATGGTATTTCTTTTTGCTGGCGGCAGCGGCGGTGTCCATGCTGGGCGGCTTTGCCATGCTGGGCGGGATGGATTTTTCCGGGCTGGAAATGATCGTATTCTGCCTTACCGGCATCGCGGTGCTGTTTCTGGCGGCGCAAAAGGGCGCACCGGCCAAGGAAAAGCGCAACTACACCGGCGTGTTCGTGGTGCTGATGCTCAGCAAGCTGGGTGCCAGCGGCTGGGCGGGGGATATCTGCTCGGCGCTGGTGTGGCCTGCTTTGCTGGCAACGGAGTATGAGCGCGGCAGACCCATCCAGCGGCAGCTGCAGCTGGTGAGCGCCGCCGAGGTGCTGCGGCTGGTGTTCTGGATGCTGACCAAGTACGCGGGCATGAGCGGCCTTGCCTTCTGGACGAATATCATGTTCGTGCTGCTGACCTGCGCCCGGGGCTGGGCGGGGCTTACCCTCTATAAAACGCAGGAGGAGACCCTGTGA